Sequence from the Arthrobacter pigmenti genome:
CTCGATGAGAAATTGTGTTATGTCCAGTGTCGACAAGGATCTGTCGGCACTGAAGGGTAATACCGTTGCGCCACCAGGTGAGGACGGACAAGTTGCCGGTACACAGCGATGTTGAACGTCCATGGGGAATGGCCCCTGGTCGGACGTGACGGCGAGCTGAAGGACGTACGGGACGCCCTGCTGGACGCTGGCTCCAGCGGCGTTATCATCACGGGCCAGTCGGGAGTCGGTAAAACTGTGCTCGCCCAGCGCACCGCGCGGGGCCTGGATGACTCCTTCGAACTGGTCTACGTCCGCGGTTCGGCACTGGCCGCGAAGATGCCCTATGGGGCGCTGAGCTTTGTCCTGAGCGATCTCGACGACGCTATCGTGGATAACCCGCTCATGCTCCTGCGCGGACTGCAGGAACTGTATGAGCGCAGGGAAGACGGACGGCAGACCCTTATCCTCGCCGACAATCTCGAGGATCTGGACTCGTCGTCGTCCATGGCGATCAGCCACCTGGTGCGGGTCGGCGCAGTGAAACTGATCGCAATCTGCCAGAGCATCGACGCTTCGCCGGAGGAGTTCTGCGATCTCTGGAAGGACGGTGCCCTGCGCCGCGTCGACGTCGGGCCCCTGGGACTGGCCTCGACAACAAGACTCCTGTCCGCGGCGCTCGATGCGCCGGTATCGCGCTCCGTCGCTGCCAGCATGTGGCACACGACAGGCGGCAATCCACTGTTCCTGCAGGCACTGACCCGCGAACAGGTGGACTCCGGCGAAATGCTCGAGCGTGACGGCGTCTGGGTAGCGAAGCCCAGCACCGCGCCGAAAACCCGGCGCTCGGTGTCCGACTGGATCATGGTCCGTCTCCGCCGGCTCTCCCCGGAGGAACGGGAGGTGCTGGAGCTTGTTTCGGTGGTCAGCGTGATCCCGCACGAACTGCTCCTGCGCTTCGTGTCTTCCGGGCCGGTGGATGCACTCCAGCAGAAGAAGATCCTGCAGCTTGAACACGGTGATGTACCGCTCGTGCGGGTGGCGAATGGACTGGTGAGCGAGGTGGTCCGGGCCCAGGTTCCGCTCGGCCGTGGCAGGGAACTGCTGCGTGCCCTGGCAGCAGAGTCCCGTCGCTGGGACATGCCCGCGTTGGCACGGATGACCTACGCCTCCTGGTGCCTGGACTGCGGGGCAGACATCGACGATGAAAGCCTCATCGACGCGGCGGGTCTTGCGAACAGGCACTTTGAAGGGACATTGGCGTTGCGCTTGGTGCACGCCATCCCGGGACACGCATCGATGGCAAAGGCAGTCATCGAGAAAGCGCGCGCGCTGGGTATCGACGGCGATATCGCAGGCGGCCTCCGAACCCTCGAGCAGTTCCTTGGAAGCGGAGTGGCCCACTCGGTGGAGGAATGGATCGATGTCCGTATACTCCAGTGCCGTCTCCTGGTCCGCAGTCCCGCGCGGTACGTCGAAGCTGAGCCCACCTTCGAGGACATCCGGCTTCGGCTCAGTATCGAAGCCGCCGCAGCGACAGGCATGGGGGACGCGGTTCAGAAGGTCGATGTGCTCGCAGCCGAGCTCGCGGTGTATAACGGACGCTACGCCGAGATCATTGAAGAGCACGCAGACCTGCACGACTTCCACGCAGACCAGCACGATTCCGAATTGCTCGGCTGGCTGGCGGAGGCGCTCGCAATGACCGGCCGGCAGGATGATGCGCTTCGGCTTGCAACTTCAGTCCTGTCGCGGCTGCTGGATACCACCAAGGATCCGCTGCTGCATGAGCAGGCGATGGCGAGGGTCTTCAAGTTGCTGGTCCTCTCGGGACGCTGGCAGGAGTGCCTCGGCATGCTCGCCTCGCAGGATCAGCCCGCCAAGGACTCCGCCTATGACGGGTCCGCATCCGAGTTTGCTGAAGGGTGCCTGCTCGCATACTCCGGGCGGGGGACAGAAGCCCTCGACAAGCTCCTTCCAGCACTCAGCCAACTCCGCACGCGCGATCGCCATCAGATCCTGCCGCTCGCGGAAGCAGCCACAGCCTACGCGTATGCACTGGTAGGCGAGGTGCGGGCGGCCCAGGAGCACCTGCTCCGAGCCCGCCATCAGCCCGAACGGCTTCCATGGCACGCTGCCCGCGCTGTCGACTACTTCTCTGCGCTCGCATCCACAGCAACCGATTCGCCGCTTGAGGTTGCCCAACGCATGCTGGACCTCGCGGACGAGGACCGCGCATTCGGCAACCACGGGCATGAACTGATGTTCCTGTGCCAGAGCATGCAGCTCGGCCTCGATGATGTGGCCGACCGCATAGTGTCCTCTGCGCTCGCCGTTCAGGGCCCCTTTGCCGAGGTGTGTGCGCTTTACGGCAAGGGCATCGCGTCCAAAGACGTTCACCAATTGCTCCAGGCAGCTCAGAAGGCGTCCGAAATCGGCAACTACCGCCTCGGTGCGGATGCCGCCCGGTTGGCGGCCCGGCTCGCCGGGGAGCAGGGCGACCACGTCACGGTCACCGAAGCGGAGAAGGTGCTGCGCAATGTCGGTGCCCCTGGAGTGGCCGGACGTAGGGGAGCGCTCGATTCACTGACGGAACGTGAACGCAGTATTGCGGTCCTGGTGGCACAGGGACGCAGCAATCGTGATATAGCTCAGGTCATGTGTGTTTCTGTGCGGACTATCGAGGGTCACGTTTACCGGCTCTATTCAAAGCTTGGGGTGTCATCGCGCAGCCAGCTGGCTCTGCTGTTGGAGTAGCGGGCCCATGGCTGAACATTCTGATGGTGGGCAGGATCTGGTTGGCCGTAGGGATCTGATCGAAGAGGTAACAGCGGCGATCTCCGGTACGCAGTATCTTGGCGCAATCCTGGTGGGCGAGGCTGGCGTGGGGAAGACGGCCCTTGCACACTCAGTGGCACGGCAACTGGACGGCAATGCGGCTGTCCTGCCGATCTCGGCCAGCCCGTCATTGCGCAAGGTTCCCTTCGGCGCCCTCTCGCCTTACCTGCGTACCCTGTCGATCAACGACGTCGGATCCTCCGTCGCCGTGTATCGCAGCATCATGGCCCATCTTGAGACGAGCACCAATGGCGACATGTTGACGCCGCTGTTCCTCGTGGACGATTCGCATGAACTGGACGACAGCACCAGTGTCCTGCTCTCCCAACTGGTGACCGGCCGCCGCGCTCGTATTCTTGCGTTGTCCCGCACCACGCCCGGACCCATGTCGGAACTCGGATCGCTCTGGCAGGACGGTCTGCTGAACCGGTATGAGGTGCAGCCCTTAACCGCTGACGAAGTCCACGAACTGTGCGAACGGGAACTGGGCGGTGACGTGCTTGCAAGCGTCAGCATCACGCTTGGCGCCACATCCGGCGGTAACCCGATGTTCCTCCTGGCGCTGCTTCGCCAGGGCAGACGCTCAGGCTATCTCGGGGTGCGCAACAAGGTTTGGCGCCTGGTCGGTCACGCGCCGCCGCTTGATCTCAGCCTCGTTGACCTCATCAAGAGCCGGTTCCGGCGCCGCTCGTCCGAGGAGATCGCGGTCCTTGAGACCCTTTCCCTTGCTGAACCCATGCCGTTCGACGCACTTGTGCAATGCACGGACCGGCAGGCAGTGGCCACCCTGCACGAGGACGGGTTGATCACCGTTTCCGGTGGACGTGAACGGGTTGCGAGCCTCAGCCATCCCCTGTACGGAGAGGTCATCCGCCACGACGTGCCTGCCGGGCGGAGCCTCGCGATCCGAAGACAGGTGCTGAACCTGCTGGACAAACAGTCGAGTTCAGCGGACGGCTTCCTGCGTTTCGTGGGCTGGGGCCTGGACTGCGGACTGCCGCCGGATGACAAAACGCTGTTGCACGCCGCCGTCGTCGCCAACCGTCTGTACGACGCCGACTTCGCCCTGCGCGCGGCAAGGGCAGTCCATACTCCTGACCTTCGCGGGAGCTCGTTGGTCGAAATCGCGAGGGCGCAGATGATGCGTGGGAACCTGCCGTATGCCCGCGAAATCGTTGATGAAGTGCTCGAACAGTGCACCAGTTTCCTGCTCGCCAAGGATGCTTCACTGTTGTCCGTCGCGCTGCATGTCCGCGGCAGCAACCCTCCGGAAGCCATCCGCACCGACGCGGCCCGCTGGCAGCGGATCGTGGAGCAGATCGCAGCCGATTCCGGGAACGATCCCGCGGTGCTGATCGGCGCCAGCGTGTCCAGGAACGGCTACCGGATCCTGGAAGGCTTCGCACTGAATTATGAGGGCAGGTTCGTAGAGGCTGAAGCCGTGCTTCGGGACATTCTCGCGGATCAGTACTGTACCGATGAGGTTCGGCTTGCCGGCCTGACGCTGCTGGGGGAGGCCCTGGGCTCAACCGGCAGGGGGATTGAAGGAGCAAGCGCCACTAACGAAGCGCTGCAGATCATTGCGTCCCACGGCCACCAGTTCGTTGCGCACTGGGAATTCGTTGTCACCCGGCACTTCCTCTCGCTTGCCCATGCCGGGTGCTGGGATGACATCGAAGAACTTCTCGAGCGCTTCATCCGGTCCAAACCAGGCGGTCCGTCCCCGTTCAGCGGAATGAACGAGATCGCCCAGGGACTGATCTCGCTGCGGAAGGGCCTGATGCGCACTGCCCGCACATGCCTGATCCTCGCGGTTGAAGGTTTGCGGGAGTCGGACCAGAACCAGCTGATGCCGATGGCGCTTGGTCTTGCAGCCTTCGCCTGTGCGATGGTTGGCGACACCACGCGGGCCCGCACCTACGCGGCGGACTTTGCAGCAGGCGAGGGCAACGGCACCAGACAGGCGCGGCTCATCGGAAAAATTCACGTAATCGCAGCAAACGCATTGTTCCAGGGAGCTGCCAAGAGCATCGAGGAGCTGCGCGTCGTCGCGGCGCGGGCCGAGGGCGACGGAATGGACGTGTTGGCCGCGCTCACCCTTGAGCTGTCCGCGCGTCTGGGTGACGAACGCTGCTTCGACCAACTCGCGCGTCTCACCGATAACTTCGAGGGCCCTGAGGGTGCCGTCATTTCCGCCATGGCGAAATCCGCTGCCCTCCGTGACCCGGGCGGATTGGTGGAGGCGGCAAGGCTGGCTCAGTCCGCGGGCTACCTCCTCATCGCCGCCGAATGCCTTGGCAAGGCAGTGAAGTTCCTTTCCCAGCGCGGGGAGGAACACCGGTCCCGTTCTATCCAGCAGCAGCTCAACCAGATTGTCGCTCAGCTTGAGGGCCTGCAGAGCCCGCAGTTCAGCCAGGTACATTCCACCTCTAAACTCACGCAACGGGAGCAGGACATCGCGCGGCTTGCCGCTAACGGTTACACCAACCGTGACATCGCCCTTGAGCAGGGCGTTTCGGTGCGCACCGTTGAGGGGCATCTCTACCGCATCTTTGCCAAGCTTGGAATCACCAGGCGCGAAGAGCTGCCCGGCGGGGGCGATACAACGAGTACCGGCTGAGTACACAGCGGGCGGTCCGGGCCTGAAAATCGGGTACCGGGTACTCGTGTCCGGAGCCCGGGTTCCCGCCTAGAGTTGTCAGTGGAGCCGGCGACGTCGAAGCCTTTGAGACCAAGGCTCGTCCCCAGCCGTCGTCGGCTCCTTCATGGCGATCGGGCGCTGCGCGGCAGTGGCTTCGGTAGAGTGAGTAGCGCCCATTCGCGCATCGAGGGAGTGCCATGTCCAACGCGTCAGCCCTATCGTCTCCGCTGTCCGAGGATGAAGTGCTTCGCATCCGGAACGACTTCCCCTTGCTTGCCACCGAGCTTAACGGCCACCCGCTGGTCTATCTGGATTCCGGTGCCACCTCGCAGAACCCGTTGAGTGTGATGGAAGCGGAGCAGGAGTATTACGAGCAGCGAAACGCAGCCGTGCATCGCGGCGCGCACACGCTTGCGGTGGCGGCCACCGAATCCTACGAGAGCGCACGGTCCACCGTCGCCTCGTTCATCGGTGCAAACGCCGAGGAAATTGTCTTCACCTCCAACGCCACGGAGGCGCTCAACCTCGTCGCGTACTCGCTGTCCAACGCGTCGCTTGGCCGCGGCGGTGACGCGGCGCGCCCCTACGCGCTTGGGCCGGGAGATTCGATCGTGGTCACCGAGCTGGAACACCACGCGAACCTGGTGCCGTGGCAGGAGCTGGCCGCGCGTACTGGAGCCGAAATCCGATACATACCCACTGACGACGACGGCGCCCTCCTCCTCGAGCGGGCAGCCGCCGTCGTCGACGGCTCGACGAAGGTGCTTGCCTTCACCCACGTTTCCAACGTGCTGGGCACTCTCACTCCCGTGGCCGAGCTGGTTGGCCTTGCGCGGGCAGCAGGTGCGCTGACGGTCCTGGATGCGTGCCAGTCCGTACCGCACCTCCCGGTCGACGTAGGCGCACTCGACGTAGACTTCATGGTCTTCTCGGGGCACAAGATGCTGGGCCCCACGGGAATCGGCGTCCTGTATGGACGATCGGATCATCTGTCCGCCCTACCTCCTTTCCTCACGGGAGGCTCAATGATCACAACCGTCACCATGGAAGGGTCTGACTACCTACCGCCGCCCGCGCGCTTCGAAGCTGGAACGCAGCGCATCTCGCAGGCAATCGCCCTGGAATCCGCGGTCAACTATCTCGCTGAGACGGGGATGGGGCGCATTGCGGAGCGGGGATCCGCGCTGGGGGAGAGGCTGGTCGGGGGACTGGAGTCCATCGACGGTGTCCGCGTGCTGGGACCGGGGACAGGTTCCGAGAGGATCGGTCTCGCGGCGTTCGACGTCGACGGCGTCCACGCTCACGACGTCGGCCAGTTCCTGAATGCGCGGGGAATAGCGGCGAGGGTGGGCCACCACTGCGCCCAGCCGCTCCACCGCAGGCTCGGGTTGACCGCTTCCACCCGGGCAAGCACGTACCTTTACACCACTATGGAGGAGATCGATGCATTCCTGGCCGCCGTGGCCGAGGTACGTTCGTATTTCGGGGTAGTGCGGTGAACGGCGGCCTGGAATCGCTGTACCAGCAGATCATCCTCGACCACGCCCGACGGCGTGTGGGGCAGGGCATTGATGGGCACAGTGCTACAGACGCCGACGACGGCGGTGACGTCGCCACAGCCCAGTCACACCAGCTCAATCCCGTGTGCGGCGACGAGGTGACGTTACGGGTCTGGATCTCGGACTCGCGTCTGCAGTCCGTGGCCTGGGACGGAGCCGGCTGCGCCATTTCGATGGCATCGGCGTCGGTACTCACGGAACTCGTGACCGGGCGCACGCGCGACGAGGTGATGGATCAGCTCGACAGGTTCCGGGAGTTGATGCGCTCCCGCGGAGCCGCACCGGTTGACGATGAACTGCTTGGCGATGCAACCGCTTTCGCAGGGGTATCCCGGTTCCCGGCACGCGTGAAGTGCGCGATGCTCGCCTGGGTGGCACTGGAAGAAGCGGTACTCGCGGCCAACCGCTGAGTGCGGGTTGGTCAGAATCGAGTCAACAGAAATAACTGGAAAGCCGCGGGAAGGTAGCGATTCCCACTGACTCGATTCGCCAGGCCTAGCGGCGGGGAGGATTGTCTTCGAAGAGGTCTGGGACGCCGTCGTCGTCGGCGTCGACCTTCTCCGCTTCCACTACTCGACGGTAGTGCTTGTTGCGGGAGCGCAGAATCACTGTGGCGAGCAGCGCGGCGATAAGGGAGGCCCCGAGGATTGCGACCTTGGCATTCTCCGTGTGCTCCGATCCTTCGCCGAAACTCAGCTCGTTGACCAGAAGGGAGACGGTGAACCCGACGCCCGCGAGCACGCCCACTCCCAGAAGGTCGACCCATTTCAGATCCGGGTCCAGGGTTGCCCTGGTGGTTTTGGTGACGGCCCAGGTGGTCAGCAGAATGCCGATCGGCTTTCCAAGAACAAGGCCCATCACGATGCCGATGGTGACAGGATCGCCGAAGGCGGCGACCAGGCCGTCGAGCCCGCCGATTGTCACGCCGGCCGAGAAGAAGGCGAAAACCGGAACCGCAATGCCGGCGGACAGCGGCCGGAAGCGGTGCTCGAAAGTCTCGGCAAGACCCGGCTTGTTGGCCGTTGGCTGCACGGGCTTTCCACCCTTGCCTTTGCGCAGCACCGGAATCATGAAGCCGAGCAGCACGCCGGCAACCGTCGCGTGAACACCCGATGCATGCATCAGGGCCCACGTGATGAAGCCGATCGGAAGCAGGATGATCCACGCGGCCGGAGTTTTCTTCCCGAAGAACTTTGGGTTTTTCTGTGCAAGGAACGCGAAAAGCGCCAGCGGAATCAGCGTCAACAGCAGGAAAGTGAAGTCGACGTCAGCCGTATAGACGAACGCGATGATGGCGATCGCAATCAGGTCATCCACCACGGCAAGCGTGAGCAGGAAGATGCGCAGGGCGCTGGGCAAGTGGGAGCTGATCACAGCGAGGACCGCCACCGCAAATGCGATGTCCGTCGCGGTGGGAATAGCCCAACCGCGCAGGGTTTCCGGGGAGCCCAGGTTCACCAGAACATAGATCAGTGCCGGGACAACTACGCCGCCCATGGCTGCTGCCACCGGAACGATCGCCCTGGCCGGACTGCGCAGATCACCGGCCACGAATTCGCGTTTGAGCTCGAGGCCCACCAGGAAGAAGAAGATCGCCAGCAGTCCGTCCGAAGCCCAGTGGCCAACGGAAAGCTTCAGGTGCCAGGGCTCATACCCGAATTCGAAGTCGCGTAGCGCGAAGTAGCTGTCGGCCAGAGGTGAGTTGGCCCAGATGAGAGCCAGTGCAGCTGCGATGATCAGCAGGATGCCGCCAACGGTTTCCTTGCGAAGGATCTCGCTGATTCGCTGGTACTCCAACCAGCTGGACCGGCTGAATGCGCGCCTGGGCGCAGAGCGATGTTCGTTTGACACGTGTGGCTCCTTCAGAAGACAGGACAGAACTCTGCCGACCAGACTTCCCGGCGCACCAATTTCTGCAACCCTAGCAGGATGGCGCAGATCGCGCGGAAGTCTTTACTCAGGCAGCGAGCGTCCGAATGCCGATCACGAGGGTCGCGGCCCCGAGGATCATGGACGTGGTGATCAGCATGAAGTGCACCTTCAGGAACCGCGTGGGCGCACCGTGCTCATTACGCGAGCGGGGGTCCTTCAGAATGCGGCGAAGGAACGGCGGCCACACGATCAGGGTCCAGAGACCGGAAACCACCAGGACGATCGAGAGCGCAAGGGGCAGTGCCATCAGCGGTTCTCCAGCCAGCTCTTGGCCTGGCTGGCCTGGATGTTCAGCGCCTTGCCGATCATCGGCTCTGCGGCGTCGGCGATCTTGCTACCCATGAACGGGATGGATGAGCTGACGTTGCCTGCTACGTCAACCCGGGTGGACGTGCCCTCGGCGACGAGCCGCTGAACGGCGTCGACGTTGACGGGAACACCGGAAACGCTCATGGCGACCTTCGCTTCACGGGTTCCGTCCTCCGCCGGAGCGGCCCAGTGCTCGGTCTGGGTGACGGTGAGGGTTTCGCCGACAAACTTGCGGGCCATCTCGGGCAACCGGGTGGTCGGAAGGGTGCGCACAGCGGTGAGGGTGAATGCGCCGGCGGTGTCGCCGTCGACCGTCAGGGACTTCAGGCTACCGCCCACATGCTCGCTGGTGTGCTTGAGGAAAGCCTCGTCGGTGAAGACGTCGGTCACGGTTGCGACGTCGTAGGGCAGGGTGGTTGAGGCGCTGAGTGCCACGGATCCTCCGGGTTATAGGGGTGTGTAGGATTTTGCGTCCCGTACATCCTATGTGAGCTTCCTTCAGCGGTTGCCCGCCGTGCCCCGCAGCCCGTCAAACACGGGTAGTCTTGATGGTGCTCCCCGGGATTCTTCGTGAATTTCGGGCATTTGTGTTGTCTTTTTGCTGCTTCCACGGCTTCTACGTTGCTTCGCGAAGGATTGTCATGGCCCCCAACGGACCCACGCTCGACGGACTGCGCTCCGCGCTGCAGGAGGACGCGTCCTTCGTGCGGGTGCGTTCCAACGCTTCGAGGGCGCTCGCGGACCGCAGCACCGATCTTCAGATCGGTGCCCCCGCCGGACTGAGGGCGGCCCTGATCGCCGAGATGGTGGACGGCCTTGATACGAACAACGACGACGGCGCGCAGGCTCCGGTTGTCGTGGCCGTCACCGCCACCGGGCGGGAGTCCGAAGATCTCGCCGCCGCCCTGCGCTGTTACCTGCCGGCCGGCTCGATCGAGGAGTTCCCGAGTTGGGAGACCCTGCCGCACGAGCGTCTTTCTCCCCGGTCCGACACCGTTGGACGGCGCCTCTCGGTGCTCAGGCGCCTGGCCCACCCTGGCGAAAACCCGGTGCGGGTCATCACCGCGCCCGTCCGCGCCGTCGTGCAGCCCCTCGTGGCAGGCCTCGGCGACCTCGAACCGGTGGCACTGAAGGTCGGAGAAGAGCGGGGGTTCGACGAGGTGGTCCGTGCTCTCGCGGACGCAGCGTACTCGCGCGTGGACATGGTGACCCACCGCGGCGAGTTCGCGGTGCGGGGCGGCATTATTGACGTCTTCCCGCCCACCGAGGACCACCCGGTCAGGGTCGAGTTCTTCGGTGATGAGGTGGATCAGATGCGGTGGTTCGCGGTCGCTGACCAGCGGTCACTGCCCACCGATGGGGACCGCGGTGCCCCGACTGAACTGTATGCGC
This genomic interval carries:
- a CDS encoding helix-turn-helix transcriptional regulator, translated to MLNVHGEWPLVGRDGELKDVRDALLDAGSSGVIITGQSGVGKTVLAQRTARGLDDSFELVYVRGSALAAKMPYGALSFVLSDLDDAIVDNPLMLLRGLQELYERREDGRQTLILADNLEDLDSSSSMAISHLVRVGAVKLIAICQSIDASPEEFCDLWKDGALRRVDVGPLGLASTTRLLSAALDAPVSRSVAASMWHTTGGNPLFLQALTREQVDSGEMLERDGVWVAKPSTAPKTRRSVSDWIMVRLRRLSPEEREVLELVSVVSVIPHELLLRFVSSGPVDALQQKKILQLEHGDVPLVRVANGLVSEVVRAQVPLGRGRELLRALAAESRRWDMPALARMTYASWCLDCGADIDDESLIDAAGLANRHFEGTLALRLVHAIPGHASMAKAVIEKARALGIDGDIAGGLRTLEQFLGSGVAHSVEEWIDVRILQCRLLVRSPARYVEAEPTFEDIRLRLSIEAAAATGMGDAVQKVDVLAAELAVYNGRYAEIIEEHADLHDFHADQHDSELLGWLAEALAMTGRQDDALRLATSVLSRLLDTTKDPLLHEQAMARVFKLLVLSGRWQECLGMLASQDQPAKDSAYDGSASEFAEGCLLAYSGRGTEALDKLLPALSQLRTRDRHQILPLAEAATAYAYALVGEVRAAQEHLLRARHQPERLPWHAARAVDYFSALASTATDSPLEVAQRMLDLADEDRAFGNHGHELMFLCQSMQLGLDDVADRIVSSALAVQGPFAEVCALYGKGIASKDVHQLLQAAQKASEIGNYRLGADAARLAARLAGEQGDHVTVTEAEKVLRNVGAPGVAGRRGALDSLTERERSIAVLVAQGRSNRDIAQVMCVSVRTIEGHVYRLYSKLGVSSRSQLALLLE
- a CDS encoding LuxR C-terminal-related transcriptional regulator, encoding MAEHSDGGQDLVGRRDLIEEVTAAISGTQYLGAILVGEAGVGKTALAHSVARQLDGNAAVLPISASPSLRKVPFGALSPYLRTLSINDVGSSVAVYRSIMAHLETSTNGDMLTPLFLVDDSHELDDSTSVLLSQLVTGRRARILALSRTTPGPMSELGSLWQDGLLNRYEVQPLTADEVHELCERELGGDVLASVSITLGATSGGNPMFLLALLRQGRRSGYLGVRNKVWRLVGHAPPLDLSLVDLIKSRFRRRSSEEIAVLETLSLAEPMPFDALVQCTDRQAVATLHEDGLITVSGGRERVASLSHPLYGEVIRHDVPAGRSLAIRRQVLNLLDKQSSSADGFLRFVGWGLDCGLPPDDKTLLHAAVVANRLYDADFALRAARAVHTPDLRGSSLVEIARAQMMRGNLPYAREIVDEVLEQCTSFLLAKDASLLSVALHVRGSNPPEAIRTDAARWQRIVEQIAADSGNDPAVLIGASVSRNGYRILEGFALNYEGRFVEAEAVLRDILADQYCTDEVRLAGLTLLGEALGSTGRGIEGASATNEALQIIASHGHQFVAHWEFVVTRHFLSLAHAGCWDDIEELLERFIRSKPGGPSPFSGMNEIAQGLISLRKGLMRTARTCLILAVEGLRESDQNQLMPMALGLAAFACAMVGDTTRARTYAADFAAGEGNGTRQARLIGKIHVIAANALFQGAAKSIEELRVVAARAEGDGMDVLAALTLELSARLGDERCFDQLARLTDNFEGPEGAVISAMAKSAALRDPGGLVEAARLAQSAGYLLIAAECLGKAVKFLSQRGEEHRSRSIQQQLNQIVAQLEGLQSPQFSQVHSTSKLTQREQDIARLAANGYTNRDIALEQGVSVRTVEGHLYRIFAKLGITRREELPGGGDTTSTG
- a CDS encoding aminotransferase class V-fold PLP-dependent enzyme is translated as MSNASALSSPLSEDEVLRIRNDFPLLATELNGHPLVYLDSGATSQNPLSVMEAEQEYYEQRNAAVHRGAHTLAVAATESYESARSTVASFIGANAEEIVFTSNATEALNLVAYSLSNASLGRGGDAARPYALGPGDSIVVTELEHHANLVPWQELAARTGAEIRYIPTDDDGALLLERAAAVVDGSTKVLAFTHVSNVLGTLTPVAELVGLARAAGALTVLDACQSVPHLPVDVGALDVDFMVFSGHKMLGPTGIGVLYGRSDHLSALPPFLTGGSMITTVTMEGSDYLPPPARFEAGTQRISQAIALESAVNYLAETGMGRIAERGSALGERLVGGLESIDGVRVLGPGTGSERIGLAAFDVDGVHAHDVGQFLNARGIAARVGHHCAQPLHRRLGLTASTRASTYLYTTMEEIDAFLAAVAEVRSYFGVVR
- the sufU gene encoding Fe-S cluster assembly sulfur transfer protein SufU codes for the protein MNGGLESLYQQIILDHARRRVGQGIDGHSATDADDGGDVATAQSHQLNPVCGDEVTLRVWISDSRLQSVAWDGAGCAISMASASVLTELVTGRTRDEVMDQLDRFRELMRSRGAAPVDDELLGDATAFAGVSRFPARVKCAMLAWVALEEAVLAANR
- the nhaA gene encoding Na+/H+ antiporter NhaA; its protein translation is MSNEHRSAPRRAFSRSSWLEYQRISEILRKETVGGILLIIAAALALIWANSPLADSYFALRDFEFGYEPWHLKLSVGHWASDGLLAIFFFLVGLELKREFVAGDLRSPARAIVPVAAAMGGVVVPALIYVLVNLGSPETLRGWAIPTATDIAFAVAVLAVISSHLPSALRIFLLTLAVVDDLIAIAIIAFVYTADVDFTFLLLTLIPLALFAFLAQKNPKFFGKKTPAAWIILLPIGFITWALMHASGVHATVAGVLLGFMIPVLRKGKGGKPVQPTANKPGLAETFEHRFRPLSAGIAVPVFAFFSAGVTIGGLDGLVAAFGDPVTIGIVMGLVLGKPIGILLTTWAVTKTTRATLDPDLKWVDLLGVGVLAGVGFTVSLLVNELSFGEGSEHTENAKVAILGASLIAALLATVILRSRNKHYRRVVEAEKVDADDDGVPDLFEDNPPRR
- a CDS encoding SCO4848 family membrane protein; protein product: MALPLALSIVLVVSGLWTLIVWPPFLRRILKDPRSRNEHGAPTRFLKVHFMLITTSMILGAATLVIGIRTLAA
- a CDS encoding DUF2505 family protein, which gives rise to MALSASTTLPYDVATVTDVFTDEAFLKHTSEHVGGSLKSLTVDGDTAGAFTLTAVRTLPTTRLPEMARKFVGETLTVTQTEHWAAPAEDGTREAKVAMSVSGVPVNVDAVQRLVAEGTSTRVDVAGNVSSSIPFMGSKIADAAEPMIGKALNIQASQAKSWLENR